The sequence below is a genomic window from Oceanivirga salmonicida.
AAATCCAACATTGGTAGAAAGGGGTCATAACCCTAGTTGTGGAGATGATATTTTAGTATTATTAAAACTAGACAATGATAAGATAGTAGATGCTTCATTTACAGGTAATTCATGTGCAATTTCAACCGCTTCAACCGCTATGTTAATTGAAAATATAAAAGGAAAAACAAAACAAAAAGCATTAGAAATAATAAATGATTTTTTTGAAATGATGAGAACTGAATATGATGGGAATGAAGAATTACTAAATGATGCAGTTTTATTAAAATTTGTATCAAATATGCCCGCTAGAATAAAATGTGCAACACTTGCTTGGCATACTTTAAAAGTAATGTTAGAAAAATAGGGGTTATAATTTGGAAAAAGATAAAATAATAAAATTAAATAAAGGTGATAAGGTAGCAATAGTTAGTTTATCTAGTGGTATGTTAGGAGAGAAGTTTTGTTCTCATCAAATAAAGTTGGGTGTTAAAAGATTAAAAGAACTAGGATTAGAACCTGTATTTATGAAAAATTCATTAAAGGGTATAAAAGCATTGGAAGAAAATCCTATGTTAAAAGTACAAGATTTAATTGAAGCATTTAGTGATGGAAGTATAAAAGGAGTAATAACAGCAATAGGTGGAGTAGATGCGCATAAAATAATACCTCACATA
It includes:
- the sufU gene encoding Fe-S cluster assembly sulfur transfer protein SufU, producing the protein MNLEKIYSQTILDYNSRKDLKREIENPTLVERGHNPSCGDDILVLLKLDNDKIVDASFTGNSCAISTASTAMLIENIKGKTKQKALEIINDFFEMMRTEYDGNEELLNDAVLLKFVSNMPARIKCATLAWHTLKVMLEK